In Drosophila simulans strain w501 chromosome 3R, Prin_Dsim_3.1, whole genome shotgun sequence, a single window of DNA contains:
- the LOC6730116 gene encoding cadherin-99C, with protein MAARNSLTPQQGLGFFGLLILLCSAVLGKSQMCEVETGQTNIILDIEESRESFIGQPTTPPELPIFGDPDTEIALSLVFPKGQPIFQLNGKKLQLLQPLDRDEENLSHIVFQVSCTTRSTGKKRTIPIIVRVSDINDNAPRFMNTPYEVTVPESTPVGTTIFRNIQALDKDAGVNGLVEYFIAEGSPNSTNVEKYSADGYGTFAISFPHQGQVTVAKTLDFEKIQTYYLTIVASDRARNTADRLSSTTTLTVNIADSNDLDPSFIYSGCVSLDGACINPEYSASVPAGSLLGVLTVLPERIQAVDLDTINSPIRYSFASGMPGNYADYFQIDESTGVLKQTKAVDTSTAKKYDIIVKAEEVSPGPQRFTTAKLEIFVKPVDANPPVISSSQAEGYVDENSPIGTRVLDAHGNPISFMTTDADLSDSDPKPDYIYELTTPSFNVTGDGVLVVNEENLDRDPPAPGRFKFQVVAREPRTNAASAPLSLTVHLRDVNDNAPKLAMVAPISITAGDQSESRLVTQVTATDNDEGPNAVVTYSIYHVSNNGIQKFTINETTGEIRTQGRLLAGEQYSITVQATDIGGLSSQAIVEVSVTPGPNTKPPRFQKPIYEVQVSEGAEINSTVTVVHAEDPENDAVVYSIISGNDLRQFAVGQESGVIIVIRKLDRESLTRYQLILKAEDTGGLSSSATVNIKVTDINDKNPEFEASTLPYVFQVEEGKAQASVGVVHATDADEGINAEITYSIPTDIPFTINATSGEILTAKELDYEQLNEYKFVVTAKDGAPDARLGTASVTVMVLDLPDEVPKFSDARIDVHIPENEENFLVATVQAFDPDSMPEITYVLRKGNAELFKVSEKSGEVRTIKGLDYESQKQHQLTIGTIENDGNGPGDTILLVVDVEDRNDLPPRFITVPDPVTVNDDQGIGTIIATLPAIDGDGTSPGNVVRYEIVGRGKAPKYFQVDPDTGAVRIRDELRKEEDTEYQVDIRAYDLGEPQLSSVAPLRVDVHHLLSSGNNEIKLDNKQESGTGMSSESIGLAFSDDSYTTSVPESMEANSTLKLIQIVNSKTSGDGPPAFRCEFVSGNEGGIFNLSSADHGCNLLLIQPLDFENKTSYSLQLRLTSHRYFVNPLKDTTSVEIIVQDENDNAPEFEFNRLRGQQDTFYTVVTEEMDVDTTILQVRATDRDSGKFGTVRYTLYDDDENRVNMPTSFFMMSEDTGVLRTAKHFKNENDFPLTFLVEARDSDGQEQGSHRTRARIVVNKLADINRMALSFPNAAPSDLRNYYTELEELLDKKTGLVSGIERMSSQKYLAKNGSVIENPAATDIWFYLIDPKTEQLVSRKDSIVETTLLEPAARSELNIALPRATAENISFPLERKEHVHKVKAAVAIDNEVFPFTLIAISLVILILGTIGIIYICISWSKYKNFKQRMRQYSSTNPPRYDPVIVNQQASSASETIANMKEYETQMLAMAVPPDVDDDLQLDFSAKNHAFSLDNVSYITHKENTNGGGQSSPSHSDATTATIATLRRHKNLNNANMNNNLAINNRQNTFNRTLEMNTRNNANPLASPPNGALSGTLTLGRIKHQNSNHYQNGAYNIDQSGPNNMAHAKNNAYSTMGRRGNTFGDVGLLNGNGELMNATLGRNGQLNNRLYGGEVPITNPLFQRSNSDHNHLSSTNENVSFGKRDYGQIGFSYLNDLDRSEVETTTEL; from the exons TCATCGGACAGCCGACCACGCCGCCAGAGCTGCCGATCTTCGGCGATCCGGATACGGAGATCGCTCTCAGCCTGGTCTTCCCCAAGGGCCAGCCCATCTTCCAGCTGAACGGcaagaagctgcagctgctgcagcccCTGGATCGCGACGAGGAGAACCTCAGCCACATCGTCTTCCAG GTCTCCTGCACCACCAGGTCCACGGGCAAGAAGCGCACCATTCCCATCATTGTTCGGGTGTCGGACATAAACGACAATGCGCCGCGCTTCATGAACACGCCCTACGAGGTCACCGTTCCCGAG AGCACTCCGGTGGGAACCACTATTTTCCGTAACATCCAGGCCCTGGACAAGGACGCTGGAGTCAATGGACTGGTCGAGTACTTCATAGCCGAGGGCAGTCCCAACTCCACCAACGTGGAGAAGTACAGTGCGGACGGGTACGGCACCTTCGCCATATCGTTTCCACACCAGGGTCAA GTTACGGTGGCCAAGACTCTGGACTTTGAGAAGATTCAAACGTATTACCTTACCATTGTGGCCTCG GATCGAGCACGGAATACGGCGGATCGTCTTTCCTCGACCACAACGTTGACCGTCAATATAGCCGACTCCAACGACCTGGACCCATCGTTCATCTATAGCGGCTGCGTTTCGCTCGACGGCGCCTGCATAAATCCGGAGTACTCCGCATCCGTGCCGGCTGGATCCCTGCTGGGTGTGCTCACGGTGCTGCCCGAGCGGATTCAGGCAGTGGATCTGGACACCATTAACTCGCCAATCCGCTACAGCTTCGCCAGCGGCATGCCCGGCAACTACGCCGATTACTTCCAGATCGATGAGAGCACAGGGGTGCTGAAGCAGACGAAAGCTGTGGACACTTCGACGGCGAAGAAGTATGACATCATAGTGAAAGCGGAGGAGGTTTCGCCCGGACCGCAGCGATTCACAACGGCCAAGCTGGAAATCTTCGTGAAGCCAGTGGACGCCAATCCGCCCGTGATATCATCCTCCCAAGCGGAGGGCTACGTGGACGAGAACTCGCCCATTGGCACCAGGGTCTTGGACGCGCACGGTAACCCGATATCGTTCATGACCACCGACGCCGACCTGAGCGACAGCGATCCGAAGCCGGACTACATATACGAGCTGACGACGCCGTCCTTCAACGTGACTGGCGATGGCGTCTTGGTGGTGAACGAGGAGAACCTCGATCGCGACCCTCCGGCGCCGGGTCGTTTTAAGTTTCAGGTGGTGGCTAGGGAACCGCGGACCAACGCGGCCAGTGCTCCGCTGAGTCTCACGGTCCACCTGCGGGATGTGAACGACAATGCCCCCAAGCTGGCCATGGTGGCGCCCATTTCCATAACAGCCGGGGATCAGAGCGAGAGCCGGCTGGTCACCCAGGTCACGGCCACCGACAACGACGAGGGTCCCAATGCCGTGGTGACCTACTCCATCTACCATGTGTCCAACAACGGCATCCAGAAGTTCACCATCAACGAGACGACGGGTGAGATCAGGACCCAGGGTCGCCTGCTGGCTGGGGAGCAGTACAGCATCACAGTGCAGGCCACCGACATCGGAGGACTCTCCTCCCAGGCGATCGTTGAGGTGAGCGTGACCCCGGGACCGAACACGAAGCCACCGCGCTTCCAGAAGCCCATCTACGAGGTGCAGGTCAGCGAGGGAGCGGAGATCAACTCCACGGTCACAGTGGTCCACGCCGAGGATCCCGAGAACGATGCAGTGGTGTACTCCATCATATCGGGCAATGATCTGCGCCAGTTCGCCGTCGGTCAGGAGAGTGGCGTCATCATAGTGATAAGGAAGCTGGATCGCGAGAGTCTGACCCGCTACCAACTGATCCTGAAGGCGGAGGATACCGGAGGTCTGTCGAGCAGCGCCACCGTGAACATCAAGGTGACGGACATCAATGATAAGAACCCGGAGTTCGAGGCTTCCACCTTGCCGTACGTCTTCCAAGTGGAGGAGGGCAAAGCGCAGGCCTCGGTGGGAGTGGTCCACGCCACCGATGCCGACGAAGGTATCAATGCCGAGATAACCTACTCCATTCCCACCGACATACCCTTCACCATCAATGCCACGTCGGGCGAGATCCTCACCGCCAAGGAACTGGACTACGAGCAGTTGAACGAGTACAAGTTCGTGGTGACCGCCAAGGATGGAGCTCCGGATGCGCGACTGGGCACTGCCAGTGTTACGGTGATGGTGCTCGACCTTCCGGACGAGGTGCCCAAGTTCAGTGATGCCCGCATTGATGTCCACATTCCGGAGAACGAGGAGAACTTCCTGGTGGCCACTGTGCAAGCCTTCGATCCCGACTCCATGCCTGAGATCACCTACGTGCTCCGGAAGGGCAACGCAGAGCTCTTCAAGGTTTCGGAGAAGAGCGGAGAGGTGCGGACCATCAAGGGATTGGACTATGAGAGCCAGAAGCAGCACCAGCTGACCATTGGAACCATAGAGAATGATGGCAATGGACCAGGCGACACAATCCTGCTGGTAGTGGATGTGGAGGATCGCAACGATCTACCTCCGCGGTTTATAACAGTTCCCGATCCGGTGACCGTGAACGACGACCAGGGCATAGGAACCATCATAGCCACTCTGCCCGCgatcgatggcgatggcaCTTCGCCGGGAAATGTGGTGCGCTACGAGATCGTGGGTCGCGGCAAGGCGCCCAAGTACTTCCAAGTGGATCCGGACACCGGAGCGGTGCGCATAAGGGATGAGCTGCGCAAAGAGGAGGACACGGAGTACCAGGTGGACATACGGGCATACGACCTGGGAGAACCCCAGCTGAGCTCGGTGGCTCCCCTGCGCGTCGATGTACACCATCTTTTGTCCAGCGGCaataatgaaatcaaattggACAATAAGCAGGAAAGTGGAACGGGCATGAGCAGTGAAAGTATAGGCTTGGCCTTCAGCGACGACAGCTACACCACCAGTGTGCCTGAATCAATGGAAGCCAATAGCACCCTCAAGCTCATACAGATTGTGAATTCCAAGACGTCTGGCGACGGGCCCCCGGCATTCAGGTGTGAATTCGTCAGCGGCAACGAGGGGGGCATCTTTAATCTGAGCTCCGCCGATCATGGCTGTAACTTACTGCTCATCCAACCTTTGGACTTCGAGAACAAGACCTCGTACAGCCTCCAGCTGCGCCTGACATCGCATCGTTACTTCGTCAATCCCTTGAAGGACACCACCAGCGTGGAGATCATAGTCCAGGACGAGAACGACAACGCCCCGGAGTTCGAGTTCAACAGGCTGCGCGGCCAACAAGACACCTTCTACACGGTGGTGACGGAGGAAATGGATGTTGACACAACCATTTTGCAGGTGCGAGCCACAGATCGTGACTCGGGGAAATTTGGAACCGTTCGCTACACTCTCTACGACGACGATGAAAACCGGGTTAACATG CCCACCAGTTTCTTCATGATGTCCGAAGACACTGGAGTTCTGCGAACTGCCAAGCACTTCAAGAACGAGAACGACTTCCCACTCACCTTTTTGGTGGAGGCCCGTGATAGCGATGGCCAGGAGCAGGGATCCCATCGCACGAGGGCCAGGATAGTGGTAAACAAGCTGGCGGACATCAATCGCATGGCGCTATCCTTCCCGAATGCAGCGCCCAGCGATCTCCGCAACTACTACacggagctggaggagctgctggacaAGAAGACCGGCCTGGTCAGCGGCATTGAACGGATGAGCAGCCAGAAGTACCTGGCCAAGAACGGATCGGTGATCGAGAACCCGGCTGCTACGGACATATGGTTCTACCTCATCGATCCCAAGACGGAGCAGCTCGTCAGCCGTAAGGACAGCATTGTGGAGACCACTTTACTGGAACCGGCTGCGAGATCGGAGCTGAACATAGCGCTGCCGCGAGCCACAGCCGAGAATATATCCTTTCCCCTGGAGAGGAAGGAGCACGTTCACAAG GTCAAAGCCGCCGTAGCCATCGACAACGAAGTCTTCCCTTTCACTCTGATTGCCATATCACTTGTTATACTCATCCTGGGCACGATTGGCATCATTTACATATGCATCTCTTGGTCAAA GTACAAGAACTTTAAGCAGCGGATGCGCCAGTACTCCTCCACGAATCCTCCCCGCTACGATCCCGTGATCGTTAACCAGCAGGCCTCGAGTGCCAGCGAGACCATAGCCAACATGAAGGAGTACGAGACCCAGATGCTGGCCATGGCAGTGCCACCGGATGTGGACGATGATCTGCAGCTGGACTTTAGTGCCAAGAACCATGCCTTCTCGCTGGACAATGTAAGCTACATAACGCACAAGGAGAACACCAACGGCGGTGGCCAGTCCAGTCCCTCCCACTCTGATGCCACGACGGCCACGATTGCCACTCTGCGTCGCCATAAGAATCTCAATAACGCCAACATGAACAACAATCTGGCCATCAACAACAGGCAGAACACCTTCAACAGAACCCTGGAGATGAACACCCGCAACAACGCCAATCCGCTGGCATCTCCGCCGAACGGAGCCCTCTCGGGCACCCTGACTTTGGGCCGCATCAAGCACCAGAACAGCAACCACTACCAGAACGGCGCCTATAACATAGATCAATCTGGGCCCAACAACATGGCCCATGCCAAGAACAATGCCTACAGCACCATGGGCAGGCGGGGAAACACCTTCGGCGACGTGGGACTGCTCAATGGCAACGGGGAGCTGATGAACGCCACGCTGGGTCGGAATGGCCAGCTCAACAATCGCCTGTACGGCGGAGAGGTGCCCATCACCAACCCGCTGTTTCAAAG ATCCAATTCCGATCACAACCACCTGAGCAGCACCAATGAGAACGTGTCCTTCGGGAAGAGGGACTATGGCCAAATAGGCTTCTCATATCTGAACGATCTGGATAGGTCGGAGGTGGAGACAACTACGGAACTGTAG
- the LOC6730117 gene encoding KAT8 regulatory NSL complex subunit 2 isoform X2 translates to MSSFSPNQLRQCARFTGTPCTPDKEHQLREQIHSELAKIKYCANPTYECSLMRIEGYEYCIRHILRDPRSNFRQCSHVYSNGRKCINAVAKYDNKKELILTTLCFEHNRQTQLQKTHMNVGRIRSRVETNETLLHSLSSHINVEDIKPEVTKIERDEDEIDVVSPHVTPFVTQDHRNSIGHVVESSRKRRRILDYASDSSSNDADPPCLRNTAQDIEFYESDHESIDSEDDDPLKHAGVFTRAEAVKIAETKLIKLQGLYREQISYLQNVLKQRRRKYLHDIRRERELYCSIHDQLKDTPHERKLYEQLKALNSYHRRQGVEAVLYKKLKEKRARDALYAAKSSSNPKCVFTEGGVKCGERTLPCCKHCRKHILEDKRQVLFRACGVERSGVVCQEPVASILEDSSCVLHLTVAPAKRQYIQKKCESETEEEETQSASLISTIKKEEDPSDKLLTSQVLNVTTAHGEDNKGDVKPREYAKQIYN, encoded by the exons ATGTCCAGCTTTTCGCCAAACCAATTGCGGCAGTGTGCCCGCTTCACCGGCACACCCTGCACCCCGGACAAGGAGCACCAGCTGCGGGAGCAGATCCACagcgagctggccaagattaaGTACTGCGCCAATCCCACCTACGAGTGCAGCCTGATGCGGATCGAGGGCTACGAGTACTGCATCCGGCATATCCTGCGCGACCCGCGCTCCAACTTCCGCCAGTGCTCGCACGTCTACTCGAACGGCAGGAAATGCATCAACGCGGTGGCCAAGTATGACAACAAGAAGGAGCTGATCCTGACGACCCTCTGCTTCGAGCACAACCGTCAGACGCAGCTGCAAAAGACGCACATGAATGTGGGCCGCATTCGCAGCCGGGTGGAGACCAACGAGACCCTGCTGCACAGCCTCTCATCGCACATTAATGTGGAGGACATAAAGCCAGAGGTGACCAAGATCGAACGCGATGAGGATGAAATCGATGTGGTCTCACCCCACGTGACGCCATTTG TCACCCAGGATCACCGCAATTCCATAGGACATGTTGTGGAGAGCTCTCGCAAGCGACGTCGCATTTTGGATTACGCTTCTGATAGTTCCAGCAACGATGCAGATCCGCCCTGTCTCAGGAACACCGCCCAGGACATTGAGTTTTACGAATCTGACCATGAGAGCATCGATTCGGAGGATGATGATCCTCTGAA ACACGCTGGCGTCTTTACGCGCGCAGAGGCAGTAAAGATTGCCGAAACGAAGCTGATCAAGCTTCAGGGTCTTTACCGCGAGCAGATTTCATATCTGCAGAACGTGCTGAAGCAGCGACGTCGCAAGTATTTGCACGATATACGACGCGAGCGGGAGCTATATT GCAGCATTCACGATCAGCTAAAGGACACGCCACACGAGCGAAAGCTGTACGAGCAGCTAAAGGCGCTGAATAGCTATCATCGACGCCAGGGCGTCGAGGCGGTGCTCTACAAGAAACTGAAGGAGAAGCGAGCACGCGACGCCTTGTACGCAGCCAAGTCGTCGAGCAACCCGAAGTGCGTCTTCACCGAAGGCGGTGTCAAGTGTGGGGAGCGAACGCTGCCCTGCTGCAAGCACTGCCGCAAGCACATCCTGGAGGATAAGCGCCAGGTGCTGTTCCGGGCCTGCGGCGTGGAGCGGAGTGGGGTGGTCTGCCAGGAGCCGGTGGCCAGCATTCTCGAAGACTCCAGTTGCGTACTGCACCTGACCGTGGCGCCGGCTAAGCGCCAGTATATACAAAAG AAATGCGAGTCGGAgaccgaggaggaggagaccCAGTCCGCCAGCTTGATTAGCACCATAAAAAAGGAGGAGGACCCCTCGGATAAGCTGCTTACGAGTCAAGTCCTCAACGTGACCACTGCACATGGCGAAGATAACAAGGGCGACGTGAAGCCCAGAGAGTACGCCAAACAGATCTACAACTAG
- the LOC6730117 gene encoding KAT8 regulatory NSL complex subunit 2 isoform X1, with the protein MSSFSPNQLRQCARFTGTPCTPDKEHQLREQIHSELAKIKYCANPTYECSLMRIEGYEYCIRHILRDPRSNFRQCSHVYSNGRKCINAVAKYDNKKELILTTLCFEHNRQTQLQKTHMNVGRIRSRVETNETLLHSLSSHINVEDIKPEVTKIERDEDEIDVVSPHVTPFVTQDHRNSIGHVVESSRKRRRILDYASDSSSNDADPPCLRNTAQDIEFYESDHESIDSEDDDPLKHAGVFTRAEAVKIAETKLIKLQGLYREQISYLQNVLKQRRRKYLHDIRRERELYCSIHDQLKDTPHERKLYEQLKALNSYHRRQGVEAVLYKKLKEKRARDALYAAKSSSNPKCVFTEGGVKCGERTLPCCKHCRKHILEDKRQVLFRACGVERSGVVCQEPVASILEDSSCVLHLTVAPAKRQYIQKFYEVPSTPPIESIFAAGRGLDNFVGEDPRNEQQPEGDDLLDFANGIFDFDLDGVDDLANSLDDDYAMFLNMDSDLGLAIEDDGVESDPVDLGLEEEADGGSNDSVGPAESHAQDNLIADNFELEESSVQDNNELNFDIESESNVNEVLRLLEGIEHMPWFDALMN; encoded by the exons ATGTCCAGCTTTTCGCCAAACCAATTGCGGCAGTGTGCCCGCTTCACCGGCACACCCTGCACCCCGGACAAGGAGCACCAGCTGCGGGAGCAGATCCACagcgagctggccaagattaaGTACTGCGCCAATCCCACCTACGAGTGCAGCCTGATGCGGATCGAGGGCTACGAGTACTGCATCCGGCATATCCTGCGCGACCCGCGCTCCAACTTCCGCCAGTGCTCGCACGTCTACTCGAACGGCAGGAAATGCATCAACGCGGTGGCCAAGTATGACAACAAGAAGGAGCTGATCCTGACGACCCTCTGCTTCGAGCACAACCGTCAGACGCAGCTGCAAAAGACGCACATGAATGTGGGCCGCATTCGCAGCCGGGTGGAGACCAACGAGACCCTGCTGCACAGCCTCTCATCGCACATTAATGTGGAGGACATAAAGCCAGAGGTGACCAAGATCGAACGCGATGAGGATGAAATCGATGTGGTCTCACCCCACGTGACGCCATTTG TCACCCAGGATCACCGCAATTCCATAGGACATGTTGTGGAGAGCTCTCGCAAGCGACGTCGCATTTTGGATTACGCTTCTGATAGTTCCAGCAACGATGCAGATCCGCCCTGTCTCAGGAACACCGCCCAGGACATTGAGTTTTACGAATCTGACCATGAGAGCATCGATTCGGAGGATGATGATCCTCTGAA ACACGCTGGCGTCTTTACGCGCGCAGAGGCAGTAAAGATTGCCGAAACGAAGCTGATCAAGCTTCAGGGTCTTTACCGCGAGCAGATTTCATATCTGCAGAACGTGCTGAAGCAGCGACGTCGCAAGTATTTGCACGATATACGACGCGAGCGGGAGCTATATT GCAGCATTCACGATCAGCTAAAGGACACGCCACACGAGCGAAAGCTGTACGAGCAGCTAAAGGCGCTGAATAGCTATCATCGACGCCAGGGCGTCGAGGCGGTGCTCTACAAGAAACTGAAGGAGAAGCGAGCACGCGACGCCTTGTACGCAGCCAAGTCGTCGAGCAACCCGAAGTGCGTCTTCACCGAAGGCGGTGTCAAGTGTGGGGAGCGAACGCTGCCCTGCTGCAAGCACTGCCGCAAGCACATCCTGGAGGATAAGCGCCAGGTGCTGTTCCGGGCCTGCGGCGTGGAGCGGAGTGGGGTGGTCTGCCAGGAGCCGGTGGCCAGCATTCTCGAAGACTCCAGTTGCGTACTGCACCTGACCGTGGCGCCGGCTAAGCGCCAGTATATACAAAAG TTTTATGAAGTTCCCAGCACTCCGCCGATAGAAAGTATTTTCGCAGCAGGCCGTGGTCTCGATAACTTTGTCGGAGAAGACCCACGGAATGAGCAGCAGCCGGAGGGGGATGACCTCCTGGATTTTGCCAATGGTATATTCGATTTTGACCTTGACGGAGTTGACGATCTGGCAAACTCCCTCGACGATGATTACGCCATGTTCCTGAACATGGACAGTGACCTGGGCTTAGCCATTGAAGATGACGGTGTGGAGAGTGATCCTGTAGACTTAGGCCTCGAGGAGGAAGCCGATGGCGGGTCCAACGACTCAGTTGGTCCCGCTGAAAGTCATGCTCAAGACAACCTCATCGCAGACAACTTTGAGTTAGAAGAATCATCCGTGCAAGACAATAACGAACTTAACTTTGATATCGAGTCGGAGAGCAATGTGAACGAAGTGTTGCGCTTGCTCGAGGGGATAGAACACATGCCCTGGTTCGATGCCCTCATGAACTAG
- the LOC6730118 gene encoding uncharacterized protein LOC6730118, which yields MSSIWPKTEDSFSYNENIKAGKFEDVIVIDDNDRGDSLWRRRVKSEPPEDKPCLSPQDANQKRAVKEGKEMSRRARARVRAKKIRKAEARAAKSMASRNAGKKAKKLKKQNQAELKNASEPKKAKGSKKASTPKMEKKPNNAKSSSSPKAGKPIMATSDNLTMALVDELHEDGRLLNERWQEIEAQLAYVVTDRLMAMPRGPVPSFDSSEVIRGHRVIQCEDGFSKVFLANCVATISNTWDDMRIKLVHVSDVPFMPQVRIWLPTGQTDYSRIMACLRAQNLDVDMSDWSVLRAEEVIETSQSFLLLINRRCIPQLNAADYKLRYGIRMAQIQLILSEADDSPSQFDNYHQFCRFQNKP from the exons ATGTCCagtatttggccaaaaacggaGGACTCTTTCAGCTATAACGAAAATATTAAGGCTGGGAAGTTCGAGGATGTGATTGTAATCGATGACAATG ATCGTGGCGACTCTCTCTGGCGGCGGCGTGTTAAATCGGAACCCCCTGAAGACAAGCCCTGCTTATCTCCACAGGACGCTAATCAAAAACGTGCAGTTAAGGAGGGGAAGGAAATGTCCAGGCGCGCACGCGCACGCGTTAGAGCCAAGAAAATACGGAAGGCAGAGGCAAGAGCGGCGAAATCGATGGCTTCCAGGAATGCGGgtaaaaaagcaaagaagcTTAAGAAGCAAAATCAAGCGGAACTCAAGAATGCTAGTGAACCCAAAAAGGCAAAGGGCTCCAAGAAGGCTAGTACCCCCAAGATGGAAAAGAAACCCAATAATGCAAAGAGTTCAAGTTCTCCTAAGGCTGGGAAGCCCATTATGGCAACCAGTGACAACCTGACGATGGCCCTGGTGGACGAGCTCCACGAGGATGGCCGTCTGCTCAACGAAAGGTGGCAGGAGATCGAGGCCCAGCTGGCGTACGTGGTGACTGACAGACTGATGGCCATGCCAAGGGGTCCCGTCCCGTCCTTCGATAGCTCAGAAGTGATTCGTGGCCACCGAGTGATCCAGTGCGAAGACGGATTTTCAAAGGTATTCCTGGCTAACTGCGTTGCCACGATTAGCAACACGTGGGATGACATGCGCATCAAGCTCGTCCATGTCAGCGATGTACCATTTATGCCTCAGGTGCGCATCTGGTTGCCCACGGGTCAAACCGACTACAGTCGGATCATGGCCTGCTTGAGAGCCCAGAACCTAGATGTGGACATGTCGGACTGGTCTGTCCTCAGGGCGGAGGAAGTCATAGAGACCAGTCAGAGCTTCCTGCTCCTCATCAACCGGAGGTGCATCCCGCAACTGAATGCAGCGGACTACAAGTTGCGCTACGGCATACGAATGGCCCAGATCCAGCTCATTTTAAGCGAAGCAGACGATTCGCCATCGCAGTTCGACAACTACCACCAATTTTGCCGTTTTCAAAataagccataa
- the LOC120284927 gene encoding uncharacterized protein LOC120284927, which produces MTRYSLEKPGLALTPRSSKNRNIKPAYEVSQGLERKDCDSSKVSRSRGERSGSVQRRAPIRSDYQQRKRNGSATNGKNHKRLRDTDASQSFSTWKYKELIQDNLTMALVDEFHPDGCLLFENWCQIEAKLARIVADRRAAVPLGPHPLLDSSLVIRGHRVIRCKDGFSKIFLEDCIKQLADAWDGLRIKLVHASEIPSPSQAVPEVVQEQGVKDLEPPGGQHAENAKAITQNKVAPQAQFNGVQQTEVNSFGWIIPRGAQFSYAAILKIKNGFLKKSKGQNVQFVVNDGGKSWRVTVGKDFRVRITQDIPVQTEVAGAKVADASAVRETAEKTLQTEDLNQKENVEPADKMDPSAWVLPQGAELSNKGILFIQKHLQKPTSKGRFLFRDGNKTWKILHYDNQSVRIVPHSKKVQNAKDINKKYHKKGQRM; this is translated from the exons ATGACTAGATATTCACTTGAAAAACCAGGCCTTGCTTTAACTCCCCGTTCCTCGAAGAACAGGAACATAAAACCGGCCTATGAGG TATCGCAGGGCTTGGAACGCAAGGATTGTGACTCCTCAAAAGTGTCAAGGAGTAGGGGAGAACGTTCTGGATCTGTTCAACGCAGAGCCCCAATCAGAAGTGATTATCAGCAACGTAAGCGAAACGGGTCGGCCACAAATGGCAAGAATCACAAACGGCTAAGGGATACAGATGCGTCTCAGTCTTTTTCGACCTGGAAGTACAAGGAGTTGATCCAGGACAACCTGACAATGGCCCTGGTAGACGAGTTCCACCCAGACGGCTGCTTGCTCTTCGAAAATTGGTGTCAGATCGAGGCGAAGCTGGCGCGCATAGTGGCGGATAGACGGGCGGCGGTGCCGCTAGGACCCCACCCGTTGCTTGACTCCTCCCTTGTTATCCGGGGCCACCGGGTGATCAGGTGCAAGGACGGCTTCTCCAAGATCTTCCTAGAGGATTGCATTAAGCAATTAGCCGACGCATGGGATGGACTACGCATCAAGCTTGTCCACGCCAGCGAAATACCCAGTCCAAGTCAAGCGGTCCCGGAGGTGGTTCAGGAACAGGGAGTTAAGGATTTGGAACCACCAGGCGGACAGCATGCGGAAAACGCTAAGGCTATCACACAAAATAAGGTAGCTCCTCAGGCGCAATTTAATGGGGTCCAGCAGACAGAGGTGAACTCATTCGGCTGGATAATACCTCGAGGTGCTCAATTCTCCTACGCTGCGATCTTGAAAATTAAGAACGGATTTCTGAAGAAGTCGAAAGGTCAGAACGTTCAGTTTGTGGTGAATGACGGGGGGAAATCTTGGAGGGTGACCGTCGGAAAAGACTTTCGTGTACGCATTACTCAGGACATACCCGTGCAAACTGAGGTAGCGGGGGCTAAAGTGGCCGATGCTTCCGCCGTGCGGGAGACTGCAGAGAAAACGCTGCAGACGGAGGACCTTAACCAGAAGGAAAATGTGGAGCCGGCGGATAAGATGGATCCGAGCGCTTGGGTGTTACCCCAAGGAGCTGAGCTGTCAAACAAAGGTATTCTGTTCATCCAGAAGCATCTGCAAAAACCGACGAGCAAAGGTCGATTCTTGTTTAGGGATGGCAACAAAACGTGGAAAATCCTTCACTACGATAATCAATCAGTTCGAATCGTTCCACACAGtaaaaaagtacaaaatgCGAAAGacatcaacaaaaaatatcataaaaaagGACAGAGGATGTAG